The nucleotide window TACCGAACACCAAGAATTTATTAACGCAACAATTGCCAAAAAAGAAGCGGTACCAAGTCAAGGTTTTGTTTATGGCGTATTTTTACTAGTTATGGGAATTTTAGGACTTATTTTATCAGCATTTATCGGTAATGATGTTTTTAACAAAAAATTAGGTCAATCTAACTAAATGAAAGATTATTTTGTTTTTGTTGAACCATACCAAAAAAATACTTTATGAGCTGGGCAAAATTTACAAAATCAGCTGAAATCTAGCAAAAAAATTGGCGAACTTTGACTAATTTCAGCACAAAAACACGGTCTTTCACGTGTTAGTGGGCAAAATTTAGATGAATTTTTTGCACAAAACCGCCAATTTTTTGGTTTTTACCCACATAAAACTTACCCAAATCTTCATAAAATTATTGATGCCGGGCAAAAACTGAGTCTCCAAGTTCATCCTGATAATAAATTAGCAAAAAAATTAAATTCTTTTGGCAAAGATGAGGCTTGACTCGTGCTAAACAAAGGCGATGATCCTTTTATAATTGGTGCAAAATCAAATGATTTTGCTGAGAAAATTACAGAAATTAATAACGAAAATATCGACAAATACTGTAATTTTTCTGATCTTGAAAAAAATGATTTCGCCTATATTAGCGCCGGACTTATCCATTCTATTCCTCAAGGCGCCCTTGTTTATGAAATTCAGCAAAATTCAGACTTAACTTTTCGAATTTTTGACTTTGATCGACTTGACACTAATGGACAAAAAAGAGAACTTCATTTTGAACTTGCAAAGGTCGCAATAAAACCAAAATTAAGTCCAAAAATTATTCATGACAACAAGAAAAATCAACAATTGCTAGTTAAAAATAAATTTTTTAACCTTGAAAAAGTAAAAATTAGCCAAAAATTTTTACTTTTTCCCCAAAATGATGTTTTTTGGTATGAAATTATAATAATTTCTGGTCAAGGAAAAATTAATGATGCTCCTTTTAAGCCGTTTGATGCCATATTAATATCAGGTCAAATTGAAAAACCAATTGAATTTCAAGCAGAAAATGCACTAATTTTAATAAACAAAATAATTTAATTTTCCTTGTTTTCCCCGAATTTCCCAGTTTGATGAGATAATCTTAAAAAGTGTCCGATTTTTGGGCACTTTTTTAACTTTTTTGGCAAAAGTTAATTACCTATTTTAAAACACTGGCAAAAATCAATTTACGGATAAAACAACAAAAATCATAAAAAATACAACTACTATTTAAACTCAATGCAAATAGAAAACTCATTTTATTTAAATTGAGCCTAAAAAAATATATGAAGTTTTGAAAGAACAATAACTAAAAGCTCTAAATTTGTAGATTTCTAAACGGTTAAATTTAAGGCATACCATCATATTTAAAAATATAATGGAAAATTCGCAATATCTTATTTTATCACACCAAAAAACATATCTTATCCTCCTTAATTCAATATCAAATTTATTAATTATTCTTAAGTGAGTTTTATTATAACATAATTTTATTTTAAACCAAGCATTTTTTTTTTTTTTTGCAAAAGCTTAATTTGAAAATATCAAAAATTAAGATTTTAAGCAAAAATACCCGTAAATCAGGGTATTTTTTCCTAAATAGAAGATAAAAATGCAACGTATGATATAATAATATTATTGTTGCATTTTTTTATTTAGGAAGTATCATGGAAAAAAGAAAATTTAAACATTTTAGTTTCGAAGATTTAGTAAAAATTGAGTTTTTATTGCAGAACAATAAAAGTATTAGGTATATCGCTAAACAACTTAATGTTTCGCCCTCAACTGTCTCAAGAGAAATTAAAAGAAATCTAAATGAATATGGAATTTATGAAGCTAATTTAGCAATAACAAAAAGACGAAAAAGATATTATCATAGGTATTATTTTAGATTTGTTGAGTTAGGAAAATATGAGGAATTTAGCAAAATTTTTGCAATAAAATACGACAAAAAAGTCCATGGAGTTAAAGCGACATATTTTTATATAGCAGAAAATTTTCCGAACATTGAAAGACCGTCTTTAAAGACTGTTTTTAACTGAATCAAAACTAATAAATGGGTAATAGTTAGGAGTGACAGACTCAGACAATATTACAAAAAAGGTGGAAAAAGAACCAGAAATGCCGTGCAAAGATTAGTTCCAGCAGGCTATGTAAAACCCATTTGAGCACGCGATAAATCCATAGATTCAAGGCAAGATTTTGGACATTGAGAGCTAGATTTAGTTGTTGGCAAAAAGACTAGCGGACACGATAGTATCCTTACCTTAGTAGAAAGAAAAACCAGAAAATTATTTGCTAAAAAAGTACGAAATAAAAATCCCAGAGCCATCAATAAAGCCATCAAAGATCTTGCAAATGAAAATAATTTACATATCAAAACTATCACTTGCGACAATGGATTGGAATTTGAGCAAATTGCATTATTGGCATATTGGTTAAAAATAATAGTTTATAAAGCAGAGCCATATGCTTCATTTCAAAGAGGTTCTAACGAGCATGCCAATGGATTAATTAGAAGGTTTTATCCAAAAGGTTTTGATTTCAACCTAATCAGCGATGATGATTTGCAAAATACAATTGGTAAAATTAACTCAATGCCTAGGGAAATTTTTAATTGAAAATCCGCTTTAGAGGTCTTTAATGATAACTTGGTGATTTAAGGTTTAAAAAAAATCGCCAAACGGCGGTTTTAAAAATATCTTTGTGTTGCATTTATATTTTTAATTTGGGAAAAATACCCGTAAATCAGGGTATTTTTGCATATTTATACTCAATAAAAGTGAATTTTTGCCATCAAGCTGTCAAACTCAGGATTTAATTTTCCTTGTTTTTTTTGCAAAAATAAAAACCGCATTTGCGGTTTTTATTTTGAAAAACTTTGAAATTTTACTCAATTGCTTGAAAAGTATCTCTACTATTTTCAACATGTTCTGGTTTAAAAACAATTTTTTCTGAACCATCATCTTTTCAGAAAATAAATGTGTAAAATTTACCTTTTTCTAGTTTCTGATCTTGCTCATCTCATCGAAAAACTAAAGGAAATTCAATATTATCACCTTCGATTGCGGTTGTACGAGCGACCTTAACTTTTAAAGGATCAACTAAAGTGTTGTCAGTCAGTGATTTTACTTCACTAGCATAGGCACTTCATTTTCCTGTAACACCTTTTACCGGTGAGTGATGCAATTGGAAACGGAAAACACCTTCACTATTTAGCCTATTTTCACTTCTTGCAGCTGGAAATAATAAGGTTCGAGTTTTGACATTATCTTTTTTTGGAATATTAAATGGAGCAGAATGAAAGTCGATTGTTTGGTTGGTTTTTCTAGTTGTTGTTGTTTGAGTGTCCATTTTTACAGGTTTATTTTTGTCTTCTTGACTAGATTGGGAACCTTTTTTAGTTTCAGGAGCTGTTTGGTTATTGTGTTGGCATGATAAGACAATAAAAACTGGCAACACAGAAGCGATTGGAAGAAGCCTTAATTTTGCAATTTTTTTTATATTTTTGAACATTTTTTTCCTTTTTTGGTCTGTTTTCTATTTTTTTACTTTGAAAAACAAAGAATTTAAATAAAGCAATAAGATTTTACAGACCCTTAATTTAAATTTAAATTACAATATTATACTATTAATTTTTAAATTATTAATGCTAAAATGCAAAAAAATTTTATATTTTTGGATTTTAAAAATTTACATGGTATATTTTATTGAAAATCAAAGGAAAAAGTGCAATAATTACTAATAAATTACTACAAAAATTGATAAAAGTGGTAAAATCAAAGCCATAGATAAAAAAACTAGCTGTCTGAATTTTTCACAAATTTAGCCACTTTTTAGCAATTTTTATTGGAAAATAACTAAAAAGTGCATTAAAAAAGAGTATTTTATAATAATTCCTTTTAAAATTGACCAAGGAGTAAAAATGAAAATAATAAATGATTATTCTAAATTTGAAGACTATAAAATCAAGGCAAAAGAGGAATTTCGGCCTAAATTAGACGAAATTATCAAGAAAAAACATTCAAAGACTCTTGAAAAACTTGCTGGAATACAAAGTATGGCAAAAACACTTAATATTGTCTCGTCAATTTCAGTCTTTTTAACTGCGATTGCTTTTTTTGTTACTCTCAATTACCATCTAGGGATTGGTGGCACCATTTTTGCAATTATTCTCGGAATAATTGCAGTTGCTTCTTAAATTAGTATACTAGTTTCAGACCATTCGAAAAAAGGTGTGTCAAAATGAAACAATACAAATTCACAATTGAAGACAAATTTAGATACATAAAAATTGCCGAATCTAAAGGATTAAAAAACGCAATTTTGCATTTTGCTGAAGAATTTAGAGAAATTTACAAAAGCAAATCGAAAAGCAAAAAAGCGGATAAAGAATGAATGCTGCATATATATGCTAATAATTTGATAAGAAATTGGCAAAAAAAGTTTTATAATAATGATATGAAAAGTTTGATAAGTGTCCGCGGGAAAATCAAATCACCGCGCAAACCAAAGAAGAAATATACAATTAACGATCTTTCTGAAAATGATCGTGAAGTTTATCAAGAAATAATGGAGAATGTTCTTAGAAGATACGGGATTGACCCCGCAATTGTTCTTGAGGAGCTTAAAAAGCGAAAACAAGAACAAGAAAAAGATAAAGGTAAAATCGAAAATTGCACTAGAATTTGTAGTGTTTTTAACATTAATCGCACTTCGATTTATGAAAAGATAAGGGTGAAAAAACCACCAAAGAAAATGATTTATGATGAAAAGTTACTTGAGTGAATTCGTGAAAATTTCAATTTAAATCGAAAAGTTAAAGGGCGCGACGTTCTATATAATATTTACATAAATCAGGGAAATTATGTAAGCACGTACGTGTTTCAAAAACATTACGAATTTTTAGGATTAAAATCTCTAGCTTATAAAAAGCAAGGAAAACCAGCACCAAAAGAGAAAAAGTTTACGCGAATTTGGACTGAAGATCATATAAAAGGTGACTTTTCCTCAGAAAATTTTGGCGAAAAATGGTTTGCTGATATTAAATTTATCAAAATTAACAACGAATGATTTTACCTACACTCAATTATTGAAACAAAATCCAATTACCTGCTAAATTTTTCAGTTTCTAAAACAAGATTTTCAGAAGAAACTATAAACTTAGTAAAAGAAACAATTAAAAAGTATAATATTAAACCAAAATTTTTCCATTCAGATCATGGTGTGGAATATGCAAACTACAAATTTGCTAATTTTTTAAAACAAAACAATATCCAACAATCAATGTCCCCAAAAGGTTATGCCCTTGCAAACCGGCCTATTGAATATTTTTATGCAGTTTTTCAGCGAGAATTGCTTAATATTGAGGGCGAAAATTTTGAAAATGTGCCTACCGCTTATCAAAAAATAAGTTCATTTATTGATTGGTATAACTATGAAAGGCCTCAAAGTTGCTTATCATATAAAACTCCAAGTTATTATATGAGGTAAATTATTTGTCCAAATTTTTAAAATGAACATGCTAGAAAAAATTAACAAAAGTGGAGCAATCAAAATCATAGAAAAAAAACTAATTGTCTGAGATTTTTCTACTTATTTATTGCAGTTGCTTCTACTTTTTACTTAGGAGTCAAAAAAAAAGAAATTAGGAAAATCAGCAATGAAGTTTCAAAAGATGTCCTTGAAGATTTTAGACCAGAAGTTGCTTACAAGGCTGCCTTTTCAATTTTAGATAAAGGAATGGATTATTTAGGCTTTAATGACCAACCTAGCAACAGTATTCAAATTTCAAAAAATGAAATTAGCAGTCTTACTCCTGTTGAAATAATTGGCTCATCAAAGGCTAAAATTAGTGAACTTAGACCTCTGAAAGAATTATTAATTGATGAAAAATTCCATGTTAGCTTTACAAATGTCCGCTGACAATGAAAAGAAATAAGAAACAAAGAAACTGTAACAAGGGAAAGTTTTACTGGAATTTTAAAAATTGATACTTCAATGTTAGGTGAAAAAGGCGTTTGATTTTAAACTTTTAAAACCGAGGGGCTGATTTTCTCAAAAAGACAAAATCAAACTTGAAAACGAAGAATTTAACAAGGTTTTTAATCCAGAATCCAGTGACAGATTTAAAATCAGAAAAATGTATACCCCGCTTGCAATGGAACTTTCGCTAAAAAGATATTTTGACCGTGAAGGCGTTAAAGTTACGGATGTTATCATTGAATCTTCAGGAAATGCGATCTATTTTACTTACAAATGTGACTGAAATTTTATGTATGTTGATTTTCCAACACACATAAAAACGGCGGACGACTTTATTAATCACATTTTCAAAGATTTTTTGCTTGACACTTACAGTTTGTATTATCTTTTGTGTCTTATTTACGTTACTTTGTATTTGGACTAGTCAAAAATATGATGTTTTTGAAAAAAATATGGTATAATATGTAATTTAATTAATATTTAAAGGAAAAAAATGTCAAATTTATACAACCCTAAAAATGCTGGAAATATCGAAGGATTTGAACCTCGAATTGATAATGACTCCAAAAAACCGACTGTTTCAACAGCGGCTAAAGTTGCATTTTGAACTTTGGGGACTTTATTT belongs to Mesomycoplasma ovipneumoniae and includes:
- a CDS encoding type I phosphomannose isomerase catalytic subunit; the protein is MKDYFVFVEPYQKNTLWAGQNLQNQLKSSKKIGELWLISAQKHGLSRVSGQNLDEFFAQNRQFFGFYPHKTYPNLHKIIDAGQKLSLQVHPDNKLAKKLNSFGKDEAWLVLNKGDDPFIIGAKSNDFAEKITEINNENIDKYCNFSDLEKNDFAYISAGLIHSIPQGALVYEIQQNSDLTFRIFDFDRLDTNGQKRELHFELAKVAIKPKLSPKIIHDNKKNQQLLVKNKFFNLEKVKISQKFLLFPQNDVFWYEIIIISGQGKINDAPFKPFDAILISGQIEKPIEFQAENALILINKII
- a CDS encoding DDE-type integrase/transposase/recombinase, encoding MKQYKFTIEDKFRYIKIAESKGLKNAILHFAEEFREIYKSKSKSKKADKEWMLHIYANNLIRNWQKKFYNNDMKSLISVRGKIKSPRKPKKKYTINDLSENDREVYQEIMENVLRRYGIDPAIVLEELKKRKQEQEKDKGKIENCTRICSVFNINRTSIYEKIRVKKPPKKMIYDEKLLEWIRENFNLNRKVKGRDVLYNIYINQGNYVSTYVFQKHYEFLGLKSLAYKKQGKPAPKEKKFTRIWTEDHIKGDFSSENFGEKWFADIKFIKINNEWFYLHSIIETKSNYLLNFSVSKTRFSEETINLVKETIKKYNIKPKFFHSDHGVEYANYKFANFLKQNNIQQSMSPKGYALANRPIEYFYAVFQRELLNIEGENFENVPTAYQKISSFIDWYNYERPQSCLSYKTPSYYMR
- a CDS encoding IS30 family transposase, which gives rise to MEKRKFKHFSFEDLVKIEFLLQNNKSIRYIAKQLNVSPSTVSREIKRNLNEYGIYEANLAITKRRKRYYHRYYFRFVELGKYEEFSKIFAIKYDKKVHGVKATYFYIAENFPNIERPSLKTVFNWIKTNKWVIVRSDRLRQYYKKGGKRTRNAVQRLVPAGYVKPIWARDKSIDSRQDFGHWELDLVVGKKTSGHDSILTLVERKTRKLFAKKVRNKNPRAINKAIKDLANENNLHIKTITCDNGLEFEQIALLAYWLKIIVYKAEPYASFQRGSNEHANGLIRRFYPKGFDFNLISDDDLQNTIGKINSMPREIFNWKSALEVFNDNLVI